The stretch of DNA TGCCGCCAGGGGCGCCCCCCCGGCTTGCGCCAATAACGCCGCGGCATCGCTAACGCCTTCGGCCGTGAGCCAGGCCGTCGCGGCGGCCGTGCCTGGCGCGCTCATCGGCCACTGACGGCAACGGCTGATAACCGTAGGCAACAAGCGGTCGAGGCGTGCCGACACCAGCAAAAACACGATGCCCGCCGACGGTTCCTCAAGCGTCTTGAGCAAGGCGTTAGCCGCCGCGACATTCAGCGCTTCAGCCGGATACAGCACCACGACCCGTGCCCCACCCCGGTGTGCGCCGACAGTACAAAAATCGAGCAACGCACGGACCTGTTCGATCTTGATTTCGCGGCTGGGGGCACGGGTTTTTTTGGCGTCATCGGTGGCACTGGCCTTGTCGGCTTTTTCATCGGTGCTGGCCGCACTGGCAAACCCCGCTTCGGCGGCGAGGGCTTCGGGCAACACGATGCGGTAATCCGGATGATTGCCCTGGGTGAACCAGTGGCACGCCGCGCAAGCGCCACACGGCTCGCCGTTGGGTTTGGGGGTTTCGCATAGCAGGCCCTGCGCCAGATGCTGCGCGAAACGCAGCTTGCCAATGCCCGCTTGCCCATGCAGCAAAAGCGCATGTGGCCAATGTCCGCGAAGCTGTTGCAGGCGGTCCCAGTCATCGGTTTGCCACGGATAGATCATGGTCGCTGTTTCACTTGAAGGAGCTTGAGGGCAAGGATTTTAAGCGGGCTTTGAAGCAGGCTTTAAAACAGGTTTTGAAGCGGGCTTTGACGGGCGCTCACAGCCTGGCGAGCAGCGCTTCGAGTTGCTGCCGGATCAGCGCGATGTCCTGCGACGAATCAATCAGCGCGAAACGTTGCGGCGCTTCTTGCGCGCGGCGCAGATATTCGGCCCGGGTACGCGCAAAAAAACGCTCTGATTCGCGCTCGAAGCGGTCTGGCTCACGGGCGGCGCTGCGGCGTGCGCTGGCGGTATCGGGTGCCAGGTCGAACAGTACGGTCAAATCCGGCTGAAACTCGCCCTGAACCCAGCGCTCGAGCGTTTCGAGCTTGTCGCGCGGCAACCCGCGTCCCCCGCCCTGATAAGCGAACGTCGCATCTGTAAAACGATCGGACAAGACCCAGTCGCCCTGTGCCAGCGCGGGCTCGATCACCTGTGCCAGATGCTCGCGGCGCGCGGCGAACATCAGCAAGGCTTCGGTTTCGAGCGCCATCGGCTGATGCAGCAGGATTTCGCGCAAGGTTTCGCCGAGTGCCGTACCACCGGGTTCGCGGGTCATGATCACGGTGCCGCCTGCGCGGGCTGCACGCGTGTGCAACTGCTGGCGAAACCATTCGAGATGCGTGGTTTTGCCCGCGCCGTCAATGCCTTCAAACGTGATGAATTTGCCGCGCGCCATTATTGCGCTCCCCGGATGTATTGATTAACTGCCTTGTTGTGCTCGTCTAGCGTGGCGGAAAACTCGCTGCTGCCATCGCCCCGCGAGACAAAATACAGTGCGGAGCTGGATGCCGGATTGAGCGCCGCCGCTAGCGCCGCCGCTCCCGGCAGCGAGATCGGCGTCGGCGGCAGCCCGCGGCGCGTGTAGGTGTTGTACGGCGTATCGGTTTGCAGGTCGCGTTTTCGCAACCGGCCGGTATAGTCCGGCCCCATGCCGTAGATCACCGTCGGGTCAGTCTGCAACGGCATGCCCACGCGCAGCCGGTTGGCGAACACGGCGGCGACGAGCGGCCGGTCGGACGCTTTACCGGTTTCTTTTTCGATCATCGAAGCCATGATGAGCGCGGCATACGGCGTCGTATAAGGCAAACCTGGTGCGCGGGCCGCCCACGCTTCGTTCAGACGCAGTTGCATGAGCCGATAGGCACGGCGGTAGACAGCCAGATCGCTGGTGTTTTTGTCGAACAGGTAGGTATCGGGGAAAAACAGTCCTTCGCCATTGCCGCTGGCGGCTTCGGGCGCGCCTAGCAGCCGCAGCAGTTCGGCATCGCTCACGCCTTGCGTGTCGTGGCGCAGCGCGGGGTTGGCGTCGAGCTCGGCGCGCATGCGTTGTAACGTCCAGCCTTCGATGATCGTGGCGACGTATTCGTTGACGTCACCGCGAGCGATTTTTTGCAGCACGTCATACGGCGTAACGCCGCTTTTGAACGCATAGTTGCCAGGCTTGAGTTGCCCTTGCAATCCAAGCAGGCGCGCCATCAGGACGAATAAATCGGACTGGACAGGGACGCCGCCGCGGTTGAGCTGCAAGGTGACACTGCGCAGGCTGCTATGGGGCTTCAGGGTGACGTCGAGTTGTGCGGACGCCAGTTGAACCGGCGTGGTGGCCCAGTAATACCCCCCCGCCGCGCAGGCTGCGGCCAGAATCACGGCGGTGCTGCCGGCGACAAGACATTTTTTCAGAAAAGACACAACGGGGACGATTTTGAGTTTAAACCGCAAGCGGTTGATTGATAACGTAAAAGTCTCGTGCCGAGCCGGGCGGGACCTTTGCCAGGGGGGCCACTGCGGCTCTTTGCGGAGCTCTTTGGGGTTTTGTCAGCTGCGTATTGTATAGGCGTGGGCATTCATCGAGGCAGATATAGAAACCCTCTTGCATACGCGGTTACAGGTGCTTCATTTTTATGCTTCACATTCACAACCCATCCCACCTGGGCAAACATGTAGCGACGTCTGCCGCTTACATGGCTCGCAATCCCCTGCGTCACTAATAAGCTTACCGGGTTCACCTCGTGCGAAAACAGACCTGATTAACCGGCTTCCAGGCGAAAAGCTGAGCTGAAAAAGTTCCACAGTGTAATTTCAGATTAATCCGATCCAGGTCTCATATACAGGCAAAGACAGGAGATTCATTATTGTCAGTTGATAAAAATCCCCTGCCAATAATGAGAACCATACATCTGCCAAAATATGTCACGGTCCGTCAGTTGCCTGCTGTAATGGAGTTCATCGTTTCGCTACATGCAGATTCCAGCTCAGCACTGGATATTAATTGTGCGCAATTCGAATTCGTTGACCCGCTGGGGCTGTGTCTTCTGCAATATCACCTGGACACGATTTCTCGTGTCAGTTCACAGGTGAATCTCAAATGTCTGTCTGGCAATCTCGCCGCCTACTTGAACAGGATGGATTTTTTTGCGGGACTGGACAATGTCTATTGTGAAAATGCGCCACAGAAAAGTCGCTGGGCCGAGATCGATCATGGATTTGTCGCGCTAACGAAACTAGTCACCAACAGCAACATTGACAAGATTGCCGGGAAATTGGCGCGAACAATGGCTGGAGCCTCGTCAGTTTCTTGTGAAGCCGATCCTGACGGCATGCGTGCCAGCCCTGCGGACCGACTGCATACTGCATTGCAATACGTTCTCTCGGAATTGATCAACAATGCCGCGTCTCATGGAAAAATGCGCGGCTATCCGTATTCTGAAATCTGGGTGGCTGCTCAATATTACAAGGGCGGAAATGTCCGGCTGGCGATAGTCGATAACGGATGTGGGTTCCTGGAAAGCTTGCGTGGACATCCTGGATTGCACCACGAGACCCATCGTCATGCAATTCTGACAGCATTGCAGCCCAGAATAAGTTGCAACCGCGATCTAACTCGCGGGCTCGATTCAGGCAACCAAGGCATCGGCCTTACGGCCTCAAAGACCCTAACCATGGCTGCAAGCGGAAGAATCGACATCTTTAGCGGTAACGCCTGGTACCGGGAAACGCTGGCCGGGGCGCATTCGGAGGATTTGCTTTTCCCCTGGCAGGGGGTTGGAATTTCTCTCACGATGAATCGATCGCTACTACAAGAACTCGAAATCGCACGTATTATTCAAAGCATCGCTCCGCTGCGAGAGTCGCGCGATTTCAATTTTGTTGAGTGAGGTTTTTATGGTACGAGCTGGCACGAATACAACTGTCACTCCTCCGAAGGGATTTTATGGCACGCGATCGCGTGCTTTTGAGTTCCGCGACAAGATCGAGCACTTGCTCGACACGAGTCCAGATCGGGTTGTCATCGAATTTTCTGGAATTTCTGCAACGCAATCATTCGTCGATGAACTGCTAGGCGTGCTGGTCATCGCCCGAGGGCCGGAAATGGTTACCAGACTGGTGTTCAAGGGCTGCTCAGAGGACATGCGCGCCATCATTAAGTTTGTGCTTAATGATCGTATCGAGCAGTTTGAAGACGCGCACCAACAGCATTGATTTTGCGATGGTGCGCCACAGGCACTCCATCGCGCCATCGCGCAAGCACTAAAAATTCTTGCCGACTTTTATAAACCGTTCATTTCAATATTGGCATGCCAGAGCACAGCCCATGCTGCGGCCTCGCAGTATGTCGCTGGCCACCCTCGACCCAATAGAATCAACCAGCACAACCGTGAAAACACGGCGCCCTCGGTGCCTACCGCCCAATCTGCTCAATCAGATGAAAACCGCGGGCTGATCAAAAAATGGTGTTTGAGCGCCATTCCGCTCACGTTATGGGGCCATCCCTCGCAAGGCGAAAGACAGCCCCTATAATGCTGGCCTGCCCTCCGCTCAAGTCAGTTCTGACTGCTCCCACGCCACCATGACCTCTGCTCCAACCCTTGTCCCGCTGTCGCCCGATGGCATCAATGCCAGCCCCCACGCTGGCACGGCCGCCCTTCCTGCTACGGCCACCGCGCTGCCCTCCGCCCCTCCACGTCCGGACGCCGCGGCATTCGCCGCCGTGCTCACGGGCGGCGCCTGGATGCGGCTCACGCCGTTCGGCGTGATCGAAGTCGCTGGGGCCGATGCCGCGACGTTCCTGCATAGCCAGCTCACCAGCGATATTGCTCACCTCGATACCGCGCACGCGCGCCCCTCGGGTTATTGCTCGGCCAAAGGCCGGCTGCTCGCGTCATTTCTCGTCTGGCGTAACGCTGAAGCGGTTTATCTGATGTTGCCGCAGGACGTGCAGGCCGCCACCAGCCGTCGGCTGGCCATGTTTGTGTTGCGCGCCAAGGCCCGTCTGACGGACGCCAACGAGGCCATCACGCTGATCGGTTTCGCGGGAGCGGTACAAGAGGCGCTCGCGGGCCTGTTCGAGACGCTGCCGCAGTTGCCGTACGAGAAGGTCGATGGCCCGGCTGGCACCCTGATCCGGCTGGCCGATGCGGCAGGTCGGCCACGCTATCTGTGGGCTGCGCCCACGGCTGAGGTGGAGGCCCATCTGGCCCGCCTCGGCACGCTCGCGGTGGCCTTGCCCGAGGTCTCAGCGGCGCTCTGGGACTGGCTTGAGATTCAGGCGGGCGAGCCGCGCATTACCCAGCCTGTCGTTGAGCAGTTCGTGCCGCAGATGGTCAACTTCGATGTGATCGGTGCCGTCGATTTCCGCAAGGGCTGTTATCCGGGGCAAGAGGTGGTGGCGCGCAGCCAGTATCGCGGCACGATCAAACGGCGCATGGCGCTGGCGCACGTGGAGCAGGACGAAGCCGCGGCAAGCGGCGTGGAGCTTTTTCATCCTGACGATCCGGGCCAGCCGTGCGGCAAAGTGGTCAGCGTGGCCGCCGCGCCGCAAGGGGGCAGCGATTTGCTCGCGGAGCTCAAGCTGGCCGCGCTGGACAGTGGCACGGTTCACCTCGGTGCGGTGGATGGCCCGGCGCTCACCGTGCTGCCCTTGCCCTACTCCATTCCGACCGAAGTTTGATGCATCTGGATGGTTCGAGGTGCCTGCTGGCGGCGCTCTGCTCGCCATCGGGCCTGAAACTTTCCTGTGTCTTGTTTTTTTAGGGGTCGTCTCAGAAAACGGAAAATAAAGCACGCTAAGCGTGCGCAGAGGCGGGTACCCAGCGGTACAGCGTAGGGATGGAAACGCCGAGATTCTTGGCCACGTCCTTGGGCGGCACACCGCTGGCCAACAGCTTCTTGGCCGACTCGATCTTGCTGCCGGTCATTTTCGGCTTCCGGCCACCCTTGCGACCGAGCTGCCTGGCGACTTCCAGCCCGGCGCGGGTACGCTCGATGGTCAACTCGCGTTCCATCTCGGCCAGGCTCGCCATAACGTGGAAGAAGAACCGACCGGGCGGCGTGCCGGTGTCGATAGAGTCGGTAAGACTCCTGAACTGGACGCCTTGCTTGTGCAGGTCGCCGACCAGATCAACCAGTTGCTTGACCGAGCGGCCCAATCGGTCGAGCTTCCAGACAACCAGTGTGTCGCCCTCGCGCAGCATTTCGAGTGTCTTGGCCAAGCCGGGACGATCCGCCCGTGTGCCGCTCACCGTGTCCTCGAAGATCTTTTGGCACCCGGCCTTGACCAAGACTTCGCGTTGCAGCTCAAGGTTCTGATCCTGTGTTGAGACACGCGCATAACCGATCAACATTGGCTAGCCTTCTGAGTTTGCACAGGACTAGTACGGTAAACCGGATTTCCTCGCCAATCGCCACAGCCCCACTCACGTACAAACCGAAATATTTTGAGTGGACGATTCACTCTTGAAAGCCCAAGTTCTTTGCGGAGGTCATCACGCAGCAGAGAGAGTACGTTATCGATTGTGGCACCTCTGCCAGATGCGTGCGCTTCAAGATATTTAACCGTTTCGTTTATTTGACCAAGGTCGCCAAGTAATTGGATGTCAGCAACAGCCGATTCAAAAGCCATAGCCTGTTCTTCGGTCTTGTCCTCACGATTCGCGGCTGTTTCGAGTCGACGATATGCTTCCAGTAAATATTGAACAATCATGTCATGCCGTTTATTGGCACGGTCTCTGGCCATATTGGAGCGGTGCACCACATACCAGCCAATAACCACAAAAAGTGCAGCAATCATCGGACCTATAAGTGGCGCCAAGCGGACAATTTGGTCAAGCATCAGATGCTCCCTCATAGTCGTTGCGGTCTTCGCCGTCAGCATCCTGACGCACGGCGGGGAGTTGCTTGAGCAATTCTGGTAGCGCCGTCTCCGCGGTGTCCCACACGACATCGAGGTTGATATCGAAGTACCCGTGGGCGATGCGGTTGCGCATGCCGCGCATATTGCGCCAAGGCACTTGCGCGTGAGCCTGGGCGAATCTGGCATAGCCATCCATCACTTTCGTGGCCGCCTCACCGATGATGATGAGGCTCATGATGACAGCTTGCTGGGTACGCTTATCCTCAAGGAAACGCTCTTTGATCATACCTTCCACGAAGCTGCGCGCATCGGTAGCGGCCTGCTGCATGTGGTCTAGGTAATCGGGCAGTCGGTAGTTTTCGCTCATACCGACTGTGCTTCCGCGAGCACCTTGGCACGGAATTTGGGCGGCAGATCGGCCGGGGTGAGCAGATCAACGTGGATGCCGAGTAGCAATTCCAGTTCTTCTTGCAGACCACCCAAGTCGAACAGCGTCGCACCGGGCAGCGCATCGACCAGCAAATCGAGGTCGCTGCCATCGCGGTCGGTACCATGCAGCACCGAGCCGAAGACGCGTGGATTGGCAGTGCGGAAGCGACTAACCGCTTCACGCACTGCACTTCGCTTCATATCAAGCACAACGGACGGTCGCATGGGCATCCTTATCGAAACTCGTTGAGATGATAGGCAATCAAGAATAGAGTTTCAAGAGCTATTTTCGAGAATCGCAATGCTTTGATTTTCCGTGTTCCGGCAATTGCCTTGGCGGGATTATCACAAACCTATGTTTTCAAGAAAAAGGAAACCACATGCCCCGCCGTTCGATCCTGTCCGCAGCCGAACGTGAAAGCCTGCTGGCGCACGCTGTTCATCCTGGACTGGCCGCAAAGCGTCGAGTTGCGCCGCCGCGTGCATGCAGGACTGAACAAGGGCGAAGCCCGCAACGCGCTGGCCCGCGCCATGTTCTTCAACCGTCTGGGTGAAATCCGCGGCCGCAGTTTCGAGCAGCAGCGTTATCGGGCCAGCGGCCTCAACCTGGTGACAGCGGCCATCGTGCTATAGAACACGGTCTATCTGGAGTGGGTGGCGAACGCGCTGCGTGGCAACGGCCATGCCGTCGATGGCGCCCTGTTACGCCCCCTGATGGAGACAATGAACGTATTCGTCGCTACGGTTACTCAGGGTGTTGTAAAGAAGGCCGGCTCTGTGCGAAACATCGGGCGACGGAAACGTTAATTAGCCCACCCATAAACTCAAGGAGTGGTTAAATCGTGCCCAATATTGGCATGAGGAAATTTATTATGAAAATTTTTAATAAAAATACGAAACACAGCAATGCCGATCAAAACACGCCCCTGATTAATAAAAATGAAAAAACCTCGAATTACGGAACATTTAATAATCAGTCATGTAGCGTGGAGACGCCGCAAGGGATAAGGGCAAGTTGCGATGCGCTCATCACCCCGCTCATAAACCAGGCCCAGCTTTTGCCAAAAAAAATTTTTCAAAGTTATATCAACCAGTACACACAAATCAATACCAAAAAAATCCCCTACAAGGCAAACGACGGGAATTAAACGATGCCAAACGCCGCGCGTAATGCCGCCGCCGCAGCGGCATGCGCTGCCGCGACCTCGGGAATAAATCCGCCCAGCTTGAAAAACTCATGCACCATCCCGGCGTAGCATTCCAGCGTGACCGCATTACCCGCTGCGCGCAGCTTGCGCGCATAAGCCGCGCCTTCATCGCGTAGCGGATCGTATTCGGCGATGGCGATCCACGCCGGTGCCACGCCGGAAAAATCCGGCGCGCCTCGCATCCCATCGAGCGGTGCAAAACGCCAGTCATCGCGGTCTTCCGCATCGCGCACATAGTGCTCGAAGAACCACTGAATCGTGTCGCGGCTCAACAGAAAGCCCTCGGCAAACTGCGCTTGCGAAGCGCTTTGCTGGTGGCCTGTCGTGCCGGGATACAGCAACAGTTGCAACACCGGGGCCATGCCCGCCTCGCGCGCCAGCACCGCGCACACCGTGGCGAGCGTGCCGCCTGCGCTATCGCCGCCCAGCGCGATCCGCGCGCTGTCGATGCCATACGATGCCGCTGTGTCGTGCAGCCAGCGGAGCGCATCAAAGGCATCCTCCACCGCCGTCGGAAAACGATGCTCCGGCGCCAGGCGGTAATCGACCGAGAGCACCGCGCAGTGCGCCTCACGCGCGAACATGCGGCACAACGCATCGTGGGTGTCGACGCTGCCTATCGTAAAGCCACCGCCGTGGTAGTACACCAGCGCGGGCGCAGGGGCCGTCCAGCTGGGTTCGAACGGCTGATAGAGCCGCGCGCGAATCAGCTCGCCATCGCGCATCGGCAGTGCCAGATCGTCGACCGAAAACATGGGCGCGGAGGCAATCTCCAGGATGGGCGCGCTTTTCTCGTAAGCGAGGCGCGCCTGTTGTGGCGTCAGCGTGGAATAAGGCGGACGTTGGGCTCGCGCGATCATCTCGAGCATCTGTTCGACTTTGGGATTCAACGGCATCGGTGCGCCAGGACTAGGGTTAAGGCCGGGGTTAAGGCCGGAGTCAAGGTCAAATCAGCCGGACCAGCTGCTTGCCGAAGTTCTGCCCTTTGAGCAAACCGATCAGCGCCTCGGGCGCGTTTTCGAGCCCTTGAACCACACTCTCACGGTAATGCAGCTGTTTTTGCACGATGAGCTCGGCGAGCAGCGTCTGGGCTTGCGGCCAGAGGTCGAGATGCTCGGTGACGATAAACCCTTCCAGTTTCAGCCGTTGCGTGAGGATCAGTGCCGGTTGCCGCAATGGCACCGGTTGGCCGTCATAACCCGCGATCATGCCGCACAGCGCGATCCGGCCAAAGGCATTCATCTGGCTGAGCACCGCATCCAGTACCTCGCCTCCGACGTTTTCAAAATGGCCGTCAATACCCTCCGGCGTCGCCGCTTTCAGATCCTGCTGCAGATGGCCTGCCTTGTAATCGACACAGGCATCGAAACCCAGGGTTTCGACCACATAACGGCATTTTTCCGCGCCTCCGGCGATACCCACGGCACGGCAACCGGCACGCTTCGCCAGTTGCCCGACCACACTGCCCACCGCGCCACTGGCCGCGCTCACCACCACCGTCTGGCCGCTTTGCGGCGCAATGATGCGGTTGAGTCCATACCACGCCGTCACGCCCGGCATGCCTGCGGCACCCAGCCATGCCGACAGCGGAACTTGCGGGTTCGGTACCGCTTGCACGCCCGTGCCATCGGAGGTGCCCCACTCTTGCCAGCCAAAATGGCCGATCACCTGGGTGCCAGGGGTAAAACGCGGATGGCGCGATTCCACCACCTCCCCTACCGTGCCGCCGATCATGACTTCATTGAGCGGCTGTGGCGCGGCATACGATTTGCCGTCGTTCATCCGGCCACGCATATAGGGATCGAGCGACAGAAAATGATTGCGCACGCGAAACTGTCCCTCACCTAGCGGCGGCAACGGGGTTTCGACCTGCTTGAAATTGTCGGGCGCGACGGCCCCTTGTGGGCGCGAAACGAGCAAAACCTGACGGTTCATGAGCGGCGAAAGCGGCTTGGACATGGCATTGACCTTATGAGTGTGCTGCGAGTGTGCTGCGGGTGTGGCGAATAGATGAACGGCGCGAATGAGGCACGGCCTTCAGCCGTCGCTGGGGCCGGGCATGACGCCGTCCGGGCTGCGCAAGCGCTGCTGCGTCACTTCACGGCCAATCGCCAGCCGCCGCATGTATTTGAACGTGCCGAGCGCCTTGGCGACGAAATGGCCTTCGCTGTCGCGGATTTCGCCTTCGCAATACGCCATGGTTTTCGAGCGGTGCAGCACGCGAGCGTGGGCGTGCAACTCGCCGCGCCCTGGCTGCATAAAGCTGAGCTTCATTTCGACCGTGACCACGCCGATGCCCTCATCGGCGAGGCTGCGTGCCGCCATGGCTAGCGCCACATCGGCGAGGGTCATCGTGATACCACCGTGGGCCACGCTCCAGGTGTTCAGATGTTCGGGCGCAAGGGGCAAGCGCGCTTCGCTCACGCCATCGACGGCGCTCAGCAGTTGCACCCCGAGAAGATCGACGAACGGGCTTTCGACGGGCATCGGGCGCACGGCGGACACACGGGCGGGAGCCGAAGCGCCAGCGCCCTCAGGATCAGGAAAGCGGAGCGCGCCGGGAACGCCAGGCATGTGAGGGATACCAGGAAAAGACATTGCCATGCGTCACGCTTCGCAAGCGTAATCGAGGCATTCGCGCGATTGTTGCACCGCACGGACAAATGCCTTGATCGCTTCATGCTGGGGATGAACCTGATAGGCATCGAGTGCGGCTTGGTCAGCGAACTCGGAGAGCAGTACGACGTCGCTGCTGGCTTCGAGCCCTGGCTGGGCCAGGCCGACCTCGAGGCGCAGGATGCCCGGGACGAGATCGCGGCAGCCTTCGAGTTTTTCCTTGAGCTTGCGCGCGTTGTCGGCACGGCTTGCGCCTTCGGCGGTTTCTTTCAGTTTCCACAGCACAATGTGTCGGATCATGGGATGGCCTGCAATGAAGTAAGTGAGGTTGAATGCGAAAACGTTCTGGCCCAGCGAGCCAAGCCGACACGATACCCGATTGGCTCATCCGGCATGCTGCGCGCGGATGCCGGGCTCTGTCTGCCCATGTCGGGGGGCTTACGCCACTTCGAAGAGCCCCGCCGCCCCCTGGCCGCCGCCGATGCACATCGTCACCACAACATATTTCACGCCCCGCCGCCGGCCTTCGAGCAGCGCATGGCCGGTCAGCCGCGCGCCCGACACGCCATAGGGATGCCCCACCGCGATCGCGCCACCATTCACATTGAGCCGCTCGTCAGGAATGCCCAGTTTGTCGCGGCAGTAAATCACCTGCACCGCAAAGGCCTCGTTGAGCTCCCACAAGCCGATATCCTCGATCTTCAGCCCCGCGCGCTGCAGCAGCCGGGGCACGGCGTACACCGGGCCAATTCCCATCTCGTCGGGCTCGCAGCCTGCCACCGCAAAGCCGCGAAAAATTCCCAGCGGCGCGAGCCCCTCGCGCTCGGCCCGCTGCGCGCTCATCACAACGCATGCCGAGGCACCATCGGAAAACTGGCTGGCGTTGCCCGCCGCGATCACGCCACCGGGCAAGGCCGGACGAATCTTCGCCACCCCTTCGAACGTGGTGCCGGCGCGAATGCCCTCATCCGCGCTGAGCGTGACTTCGCGCGTGAAGAGACGTCTACTGGCTTGATCCGCGATGCCCGCCGTGACCGTGATGGGCACGATTTCTGCCGCGAAACGGCCCGCGGCTTGAGCGGCGGCGGCGCGCTGCTGCGAACGCGCGCCATAGGCGTCTTGCGCCTCGCGCGGGATGCCGTAGCGCTGTGCGACGATTTCCGCGGTTTGCAGCATCGGCCAGTAAATCTCGGGCTTGTGCTGGTTCAGCCAGCCTTCGGTCGCCATATGGTGGTTCATCTCGTTCTGGACACAGGAAATTGATTCGACGCCGCCCGCGACGAAGACCTCGCCCTCGCCTGCGATCACGCGTTGCGCAGCCAGCGCGATGGTTTGCAAGCCCGAGGAGCAAAAACGGTTGACCGTCATGCCCGGCACGCTCACGGGCAAACCAGCGCGCAAGGCAATCTGGCGCGCGATATTGCCACCGGTTGCGCCTTCCGGATTAGCGCAGCCCATCAGCACGTCATCGACTTGTGCCGGGTCAAGCCGCGCGCGTTCGACGGCAGCTTGCACCACGTGGCCGCCAAGTGTCGCGCCATGGGTCAGGTTGAATGCGCCGCGCCACGATTTGGCAAGACCCGTGCGGGCGGTGGATACGATTACAGCATCGATCATGCGTGTCTCCTCGGACAGATAGGCCGGTAGTCGGTACGGTAGTTGGTACGGTAGTCGGTTATCACTTGTCAGTAGCCCGCGAGGCAACGGCTACGATGAAACGTGTTCAGGCCCGCGGCGTCAAAGCGCCTCGGTGCCGCTCAACGCCGCGGAATTCACCCGCGCCACGCCTGCGGCCTGCAAGCGTCGCCATGCCCCGGCGAGGGAGCCCTCAAGATCGATCGCGCGCGAGGCGTCTTCGATCACGGCGACCTCGAACCCCGCCGCCTGGGCATCGAGAGCGGACCAGGCAACGCAGTAATCGGTCGCCAGTCCGCAACACCAGACGCGTCGCACTCCGGTCTCGCGCAGATAGCCCGTGAGGCCCGTCGGCGTGACGCGATCGGCTTCGACAAACGCCGAGTAGCTATCGACTTCGGGATGATGCCCCTTGCGAATCACGGCGCGCGCATGCGCGATTTCGAGGCCGCGATGCAAGGCCGCGCCTGGCGTGTCTTGTACGCAGTGCGTAGGCCACAGCACCTGGGGGCCATAAGGCAGCATGAGGGTATCGAACGGCGCATGGCCTGCATGATTCGCGGCAAACGACACATGCGATGGCGGATGCCAGTCCTGGGTCAGCACCACATGGCTAAAGCCGCGCGCCAGCGCGTTGACGAGCGGCACAATCGCATCGCCATCCGGCACCGCCAAGGCTCCGCCTGGCATGAAATCATTTTGCAGGTCGATCACCAGCAGTACGTCGCGGGCGTCGCGGAGGTTGCGGGCAGCGTGCCTAGCGGGCGGCATCATTGAAGCCCTGTCCTTGCGCCGCACGTTCGGCAAGCCCCGGCGCCACCTGCCACGCGGCGCCATTGGGCTGCGCGGCATAACGGCGGATCGCCCGTTCGACATTGAACAGGCCCACGCTGTCGGCATACAGCATCGGGCCGCCACGCCATAGCGGAAAGCCATAACCGCTCAGGTACACCATGTCGAGATCCGACGCACGCGCGGCGATGCCCTCCGTGAGAATCCGCGCGCCTTCGTTGACGAGCGCGTACACCAGACGCTCGACAATTTCCTCATCGGGCAGCATGCGCCGGGCCACACCTTGTTCCGCGGAGTACGCCACGATCAGCGCATCGACCTCGGGCGACGCAGACGCGCTGCGCTCGCCGGGCCGGTAGTCATACCAGCCGCTGCCGGTTTTTTGCCC from Paraburkholderia hayleyella encodes:
- the mltG gene encoding endolytic transglycosylase MltG, encoding MSFLKKCLVAGSTAVILAAACAAGGYYWATTPVQLASAQLDVTLKPHSSLRSVTLQLNRGGVPVQSDLFVLMARLLGLQGQLKPGNYAFKSGVTPYDVLQKIARGDVNEYVATIIEGWTLQRMRAELDANPALRHDTQGVSDAELLRLLGAPEAASGNGEGLFFPDTYLFDKNTSDLAVYRRAYRLMQLRLNEAWAARAPGLPYTTPYAALIMASMIEKETGKASDRPLVAAVFANRLRVGMPLQTDPTVIYGMGPDYTGRLRKRDLQTDTPYNTYTRRGLPPTPISLPGAAALAAALNPASSSALYFVSRGDGSSEFSATLDEHNKAVNQYIRGAQ
- a CDS encoding DNA polymerase III subunit delta' codes for the protein MIYPWQTDDWDRLQQLRGHWPHALLLHGQAGIGKLRFAQHLAQGLLCETPKPNGEPCGACAACHWFTQGNHPDYRIVLPEALAAEAGFASAASTDEKADKASATDDAKKTRAPSREIKIEQVRALLDFCTVGAHRGGARVVVLYPAEALNVAAANALLKTLEEPSAGIVFLLVSARLDRLLPTVISRCRQWPMSAPGTAAATAWLTAEGVSDAAALLAQAGGAPLAAQALASDEHRGLRDWTLQQLAAGPACDAFACAEALQKLPVPLVLGWLQRWLYDLLAQRSAGAPPRYFPGAAAALARCAAQAETHAFARLMKSVTRQRAVENHPLNPRLVFEELFLDYRNVFICTP
- the tmk gene encoding dTMP kinase, encoding MARGKFITFEGIDGAGKTTHLEWFRQQLHTRAARAGGTVIMTREPGGTALGETLREILLHQPMALETEALLMFAARREHLAQVIEPALAQGDWVLSDRFTDATFAYQGGGRGLPRDKLETLERWVQGEFQPDLTVLFDLAPDTASARRSAAREPDRFERESERFFARTRAEYLRRAQEAPQRFALIDSSQDIALIRQQLEALLARL
- a CDS encoding ATP-binding protein, with protein sequence MSVDKNPLPIMRTIHLPKYVTVRQLPAVMEFIVSLHADSSSALDINCAQFEFVDPLGLCLLQYHLDTISRVSSQVNLKCLSGNLAAYLNRMDFFAGLDNVYCENAPQKSRWAEIDHGFVALTKLVTNSNIDKIAGKLARTMAGASSVSCEADPDGMRASPADRLHTALQYVLSELINNAASHGKMRGYPYSEIWVAAQYYKGGNVRLAIVDNGCGFLESLRGHPGLHHETHRHAILTALQPRISCNRDLTRGLDSGNQGIGLTASKTLTMAASGRIDIFSGNAWYRETLAGAHSEDLLFPWQGVGISLTMNRSLLQELEIARIIQSIAPLRESRDFNFVE
- a CDS encoding YgfZ/GcvT domain-containing protein, producing the protein MTSAPTLVPLSPDGINASPHAGTAALPATATALPSAPPRPDAAAFAAVLTGGAWMRLTPFGVIEVAGADAATFLHSQLTSDIAHLDTAHARPSGYCSAKGRLLASFLVWRNAEAVYLMLPQDVQAATSRRLAMFVLRAKARLTDANEAITLIGFAGAVQEALAGLFETLPQLPYEKVDGPAGTLIRLADAAGRPRYLWAAPTAEVEAHLARLGTLAVALPEVSAALWDWLEIQAGEPRITQPVVEQFVPQMVNFDVIGAVDFRKGCYPGQEVVARSQYRGTIKRRMALAHVEQDEAAASGVELFHPDDPGQPCGKVVSVAAAPQGGSDLLAELKLAALDSGTVHLGAVDGPALTVLPLPYSIPTEV
- a CDS encoding STAS-like domain-containing protein; translated protein: MSEVFMVRAGTNTTVTPPKGFYGTRSRAFEFRDKIEHLLDTSPDRVVIEFSGISATQSFVDELLGVLVIARGPEMVTRLVFKGCSEDMRAIIKFVLNDRIEQFEDAHQQH